CTCACCGGAAAGCGCAGGGACCGGGTGAACACCCTCTCCGGCGGGATGAAGCGGCGGGTGATGTTCGCCCGCGCCCTCATGCACGACCCGCGGTTGCTCTTCCTGGACGAGCCGACCGCCGGGGTGGACCTGGAGCTGCGCTATTCGCTCTGGGAGTACATCCGGGAGCTAAATCGCGGCGGGCTCACCATCCTTCTCACCACCCACTACCTGGAGGAGGCCGAGGAGCTGTGCGAGGAGATAGCCCTGATCTCGGGCGGGCGCATAGCGGACCAGGGGACGACGGAGGAGCTGAAGCGAAAGTACGGCGCCTCCGACCTCGAGGAGGTCTACCTGAAGGTGGTGCACGATGCTCGCTGACCGGCCCTTCAGGACGCTGCTGAAGCGCGAGATCCTACGCTTCATGCGGGTCTGGATGCAGACGGTGGTCCCCACGCTCGGGACCTCGGTGCTGTACCTGGTGGTCTTTGGGCTGGCCCTCGGCAGCCGGATCCGGGAGGTCAGCGGAGTGCCCTACCTGGAGTACATCCTGCCCGGCATCGCCCTGATGAACCTGGTCACCGGGGCGCACATGAACTCCTCCTGGTCGGTCTTCGACGCCAAGCGGGAGCGCTACATAGACGAGGTGCTCATAAGCCCGATGAGCGACCTGCAGATAGCCCTGGCCTACACCCTGGGCGGGACGCTGCGGGGTATGCTCATGGGCACGGGGGTGCTGCTGGTGGGGGTGCCGTTCGTCGGGCTGCATATCGAGCATCCGCTGCTGCTGGTCCTGATCGGGGCGCTCTCCGCCTTCATCTTCTCGGCGCTCGGGACGGCGGCGGGGGCGCTGGCGACCCGGATAGACCACATCTCGCTGCTGACGAACGTCGTGATACAGCCCCTGGCCTTCCTGGGCGGGGTCTTCTACTCGGTGGACATGCTGCCGCAGGCGCTGAAGGTGGCGACGATGCTGAACCCGATCTTCCACACGGTCGATGCCGCCCGCTACGCGACTCTGGGCATCTCGGATTTGAACCCCTACCCGACGGTGGGCATCGTCTTCCTCCTTGCGGCCCTCGCCCTGGGCGCGGCCTGGCTGGCGATCAGCAAGGGGCCGAACCTTCGCTACTAAGCCCGACAACCCCGCCGCCTGGCGCTTCGTGCTGGGGGTGTTCGCCGCCTCCCGCCTCTTCTTCATGGTCGTCGGGGCGCTGGCCGTCTGGCTGCTTCCGCCCGCGGAACCTGCGGGCGACCCGCTGGAGCCGCCCGGCCTCCTGAGCTACTGGGCCCGCTGGGACGGGGCGTGGTACTCGGAGATCGCGACCGAAGGCTACGGAGAGCGCGCCCCACAGAGCACCGCCTTCTTCCCGCTGTACCCGCTGCTCCTGCGCGCCGGGATCTCCGCCGGTCTCGGGCCCGCGCTCTGGGGTGTCATCCTCTCCCTTGCCGCCACCCTCCTCGCCCTGTTCTTCGTGTACCGGATCTCGGAGAGGCTCCACGGGGCACAGGCCGCCCGGGCCGCGACGCTGTGCCTGGCCTTCTTCCCCACGGCCTTCTTTCTGAACGCGGTGTATACCGAGGCGCTCTTCCTGGCGCTCTCCGCGGGGTCGGTCTGGGCGGCACTGGTCCGGCGCGACCTGCTGCTCGCCGGTCTGCTGGGTGCTCTGGCCGCCGCGACCCGTAACCTGGGGGTTCTGCTGGTGCTGCCGCTCTTCTTCGAGTGGTGGCGCCACCGCCGGGAGCTCGGGCTCCCCTCCCTCGCCGGTGTGGCGCTCGTCCCGGCGGGGCTTCTGGCCTACATGGCCTTCCTCTGGACGCGTTTCGGAGATCCACTGCTCTTCTCCAGCCAGCAGGCCTACTGGGGGCGCGCACTCACCGCACCCACCGTCACCGCCAGGATGGCCTGGGAGGCCGCCGCCGAAGGCGCCGGATACCTCCTGCAGCCCTCCGTCCTGTTCCTCGACCCCTCACCCACCCCCTCGCTCGCGGCCTCGAACGCCCTGAACCTGGTCTTCCTCACCCTCCTGCTCGCCCTGCTCGGTTCGTCCCTCGTCCTGCTCCCACCCGCGCTCTCCACCTACACCCTCCTCGGAGCCGCCCTGCCCCTGCTCACCCCCTCGGCCTCCTTCCCCCTGATGAGCCTGCCGCGCTTCATGCTCGGGCTCTTCCCCCTCTTCCTGGTGCTCGGGGCGCTCCTCTCGCGCAGCCGAACCGCCCTGCTCCTCTGGCTCACCGCCGGCTCCGCCGCAGGCGCCGCCCTCACCGCCCTCTTCGTTACCTGGCGCTGGGTAGCCTGACGCCCTCTCCAAAGAGCCCCGTGAAACCAAGTCTACCTTTATCCTCTGTTTTGCAATAAAATACTGCTGCATAATACGCAACAGGGGTCTGCTGTGGATGGAGGAGCCGGTCTTGGACGGGAAACTGAGCTGTGATTATCTGGTTCTTGGGGGTGGGACGGCCGGGGCGGTGGTGGCTGCCCGGCTGGCCGAGGAGGCGGACGCCGAGGTGGTGCTGGTGGAGGCGGGGCCTTCCGACGAGGGGGACTGGCGGATACTAGAGCTCTGGAACTGGCCGAACCTGCTTGGCACGCGTTTCGACTACGACTACACGATAGAGCCGCAGGAGCGGGGCAACAGCCTCATCCGGCACAGCCGGGGGAAGGTGCTTGGGGGGTGCAGTTCGCACAACTCGGCCATCGCCTTCCGGGCTCCGGAGCATGACCTGAGGATCTGGGAGCGTTCTGGGGCTGCGGGATGGGGGCCGGAGGGGACCCGCCCCTACTACGAGCGGGTCTTCGGCCGGGTTCACGTGGAGACCATCCCTCCTGACAACACCTGCACCGCGGCCTTCGTGGAGGCTGCGAGGCAGGCGGGATTCCCGCTCCTGCGCTTCAACGAGGAGGAGTTGCGGGAGGGGGTGGGCTGGCTGCAGATAAACGCCCGGGCGGGCATTCGGCAGTCCAGCTCCGTGGCTTATCTGCACCCGCTCGGGCGGCTTTCGAACCTCACCGTCCTCACCGAGACCCGGGTCTTGCGGATCCTGCTCGACGACGGGGGGGAGGCCGTCGGGGCGGAGACCTCGCGCGGGGTCATCGAGGCCCGGAGCGAGGTCATCGTCTGTTGCGGGGCCTTCGACTCTCCGAAGCTGCTGATGCTCTCCGGGATCGGTCCCCGGGAGCATCTGCGGGAGGTGGGCGTTCCGTGCCGGGTGGAGCTTCCCGGGGTGGGGGAGCATCTGCTCGACCATCCCGAGGGTGTGGTCATCTGGGAGGCCAGCCGCCCCATCCCGCCCATCTCCCGGCAGGGCTGGGAGGCGGCGCTCTTCGCCCGGATTGATCCGGACTCCGAGGTTCCGGACCTCATGTTCCACTTCGGGACCAGCGCCTTCGACATGAACACCTCGCAGCTCGGCTATCCCAGCGCCGAGCACGCCTTCAGCCTCACCCCGAACGTCATGCGGGCCAGGAGCGAGGGCTTTCTCCGGCTGCGTTCCGCCGATCCGTCGGCTCCTCCGGTCATAGACTTCCGCTACTTCACCGACCCCGACGGGTACGACGACTGGATCATGACCGAGGGCGTAAAGCTCGCCCGCGCCATCGTCGAGCAGCCGGCCTTGAGGCCCTGGGTGAAGCGGGAGCTCGCGCCGGGGCCCAACGTGCGGGGGGACGAGCAGATCTCCGAGTACGCCCGGCGCAGCGCCAACACCGTCTACCATCCCGCCGGCACCTGCCGCATGGGGGCGCCGGACGATCCGGCGGCGGTCGTGGACCCGCAGCTGCGGGTGAGGGGGGTGGGCCGGCTCCGCGTCGCGGACGCCTCCATCTTCCCCACCATGATCGGGACCAACCCCTGCATCACCTGCATGATGATCGGGGAGAAGTGCGCCGACCTCGTGCTCGGCGCCGACGCCGGAACCCTCGCCCCGCGGGAGCTGGTCCGTTGAGCGGGGCAGCGGAGCACCGGATGTACGTGGCGGGCCGCTGGACGGAATCCGTCTCCGGGGCCCGGATGGAGGCACGGAGCCCGGCCACCGGCGAGTTACTCGGGACGGTCCCGGAGGGGACCCGGGAGGACGTCCGGCGGGCCGTGGCCGCGGCCGGGGAGGCCGCCCCCGGATGGGGGGCGCTCCCGGCCTTCGAGCGGGCAGCGGCCATGGACCGGGTCGCCGGGCTCATAGAGGAGCGCCGGGAGGAGCTCTCCCGGACGCTCGTGATGGACCAGGGCAAGACCCTCGCCGAGGCCCGGGAGGAGGTCGAGGAGCTCGTCCTCTACTTCCGGATGGCGGCCGCCGACGCCCCTCGGATCGAGGGAACCATGCCTCCTTCCGTGGATGCGGGCAAGCGGGTGCTCGTCTACAGGGTTCCACGGGGGGTGGTCGGTGTGATCTCACCGTGGAACTGGCCCTACACCATGCCCGCCGAGCTCATCGCCCCGGCCCTGGCCTGTGGCAACGCGGTGGTCTGGGTGCCCGCTCCGACGACCTCCGTCTGCGCCGTCGCTCTGGCCGGTTGCCTGGCCGACACCGGGCTCCCCGCGGGCGTCTTCAACATGGTCACCGGCCCCGGACCGGTGGTGGGGGACGAGCTCGCCGCCAACCCCGGAACCCATGCCGTGGGGTTTATCGGTTCCATAGAGACCGGCCGCAAGGTGGCCTCCCGGGCCGCCGGCAAGGCTTTGCTGCTGGAGATGGGTGGCAACGGTCCCGTGGTGATCCTGGAGGACGCCGACCTCGACGCCGCGGTGAGGGCCTCGATCTCCTCGGCCTTCATGTGCGCCGGCCAGAGCTGCACCGCCGGGGAGCTGTTCATGGTCCAGGAGGGGGTGCGCGACGCCTTTCTGGAGCGCCTGCTCGAGGAGATGGAGCGCTTCGTGCGCCTCGGCGATCCCTTCGCGCCGGAGACGACGATGGGCCCGCTGAACAACGAACCCACCGCTGAGAAGGTCGACCGCCACGTGAAGGACGCTCTCGGGCGTGGCGCCCGGCTCCTCGCCGGCGGCTCCCGGGCCCGCGGCTTCCCCACGGACCTCTACTACGAGCCCACGGTCCTCGACGGCGTCACCCCGGAGATGCTCATCTTTAAAGAGGAGACCTTCGGTCCGGTGGTTCCGGTCGTCGGGATCCGGGACGAGTCGGAGGCCCTCGCGGCGGTGAACGCCTCGCCCTACGGGCTGCTCTCCGCCGTGTTCACCGGGGATCTGGAACGGGGTCTACGCTTCGCCGAGGCGGTGAGGACCGGCTGGGTCAACGTGAACGCCTCCTCGAACCACTGGGAGAGCCACCTCCCCTTCGGCGGCCGCTCCGGCTCCTCCTCCGGGCTGGGCCGGGTCGGAGGACGCTACCCGATGGAGGCGTTCACCGAACCGAAGACGGTGATCCTGGATCTCGGCCGCTGAGAAACCGCTCCCACTCCTTCCTCAGCCGCGCCACGAGC
The Rubrobacter xylanophilus genome window above contains:
- a CDS encoding ABC transporter permease gives rise to the protein MLADRPFRTLLKREILRFMRVWMQTVVPTLGTSVLYLVVFGLALGSRIREVSGVPYLEYILPGIALMNLVTGAHMNSSWSVFDAKRERYIDEVLISPMSDLQIALAYTLGGTLRGMLMGTGVLLVGVPFVGLHIEHPLLLVLIGALSAFIFSALGTAAGALATRIDHISLLTNVVIQPLAFLGGVFYSVDMLPQALKVATMLNPIFHTVDAARYATLGISDLNPYPTVGIVFLLAALALGAAWLAISKGPNLRY
- a CDS encoding mannosyltransferase family protein, whose product is MLGVFAASRLFFMVVGALAVWLLPPAEPAGDPLEPPGLLSYWARWDGAWYSEIATEGYGERAPQSTAFFPLYPLLLRAGISAGLGPALWGVILSLAATLLALFFVYRISERLHGAQAARAATLCLAFFPTAFFLNAVYTEALFLALSAGSVWAALVRRDLLLAGLLGALAAATRNLGVLLVLPLFFEWWRHRRELGLPSLAGVALVPAGLLAYMAFLWTRFGDPLLFSSQQAYWGRALTAPTVTARMAWEAAAEGAGYLLQPSVLFLDPSPTPSLAASNALNLVFLTLLLALLGSSLVLLPPALSTYTLLGAALPLLTPSASFPLMSLPRFMLGLFPLFLVLGALLSRSRTALLLWLTAGSAAGAALTALFVTWRWVA
- a CDS encoding GMC family oxidoreductase N-terminal domain-containing protein, with product MEEPVLDGKLSCDYLVLGGGTAGAVVAARLAEEADAEVVLVEAGPSDEGDWRILELWNWPNLLGTRFDYDYTIEPQERGNSLIRHSRGKVLGGCSSHNSAIAFRAPEHDLRIWERSGAAGWGPEGTRPYYERVFGRVHVETIPPDNTCTAAFVEAARQAGFPLLRFNEEELREGVGWLQINARAGIRQSSSVAYLHPLGRLSNLTVLTETRVLRILLDDGGEAVGAETSRGVIEARSEVIVCCGAFDSPKLLMLSGIGPREHLREVGVPCRVELPGVGEHLLDHPEGVVIWEASRPIPPISRQGWEAALFARIDPDSEVPDLMFHFGTSAFDMNTSQLGYPSAEHAFSLTPNVMRARSEGFLRLRSADPSAPPVIDFRYFTDPDGYDDWIMTEGVKLARAIVEQPALRPWVKRELAPGPNVRGDEQISEYARRSANTVYHPAGTCRMGAPDDPAAVVDPQLRVRGVGRLRVADASIFPTMIGTNPCITCMMIGEKCADLVLGADAGTLAPRELVR
- a CDS encoding aldehyde dehydrogenase family protein codes for the protein MSGAAEHRMYVAGRWTESVSGARMEARSPATGELLGTVPEGTREDVRRAVAAAGEAAPGWGALPAFERAAAMDRVAGLIEERREELSRTLVMDQGKTLAEAREEVEELVLYFRMAAADAPRIEGTMPPSVDAGKRVLVYRVPRGVVGVISPWNWPYTMPAELIAPALACGNAVVWVPAPTTSVCAVALAGCLADTGLPAGVFNMVTGPGPVVGDELAANPGTHAVGFIGSIETGRKVASRAAGKALLLEMGGNGPVVILEDADLDAAVRASISSAFMCAGQSCTAGELFMVQEGVRDAFLERLLEEMERFVRLGDPFAPETTMGPLNNEPTAEKVDRHVKDALGRGARLLAGGSRARGFPTDLYYEPTVLDGVTPEMLIFKEETFGPVVPVVGIRDESEALAAVNASPYGLLSAVFTGDLERGLRFAEAVRTGWVNVNASSNHWESHLPFGGRSGSSSGLGRVGGRYPMEAFTEPKTVILDLGR